The proteins below are encoded in one region of Nitrospira sp.:
- the tkt gene encoding transketolase codes for MDQRQLDQLSINTIRTLAMDAVQQANSGHPGTPMAMAPVVYCLWQRFLRFDPHDPIWPNRDRFVLSMGHASMLLYSLLHLAGVKAVNPKYETLGQLSVTLDDIKRFRQLDSKCPGHPEYRWTSGVETTSGPLGQGVATSVGMALAGRWMAAHFNRPDFMMFDYNVYALCGDGCMMEGVSGEAASLAGHLKLSNLCWVYDNNKITIEGHTEWAFSEDVATRFMAYGWNVTRVGDANDLEMLSRAFNTFKLTTDRPTLIIVDSHIAYGSPNKQDTHAAHGEPLGVEEIRLTKRNYGWPEEAQFLVPDEVRDCFVRGIGARGREERSQWMARFDRYKSTYPELADHLYRMQHRQVPKGWDGALPVFPADAKGVAGRDASGKVLNAIAQRVPWLIGGSADLAPSTKTRLTFDGAGDLTATNPAGRNLHFGVREHAMGAVLNGLSLSKVRPYGSGFLIFSDYARPAIRLAALMELPVVHIFTHDSIGVGEDGPTHQPIEQLASLRAVPGLIVLRPCDANEVVEAWRVIMELHHEPVALILTRQALPTLDRTKFGSAQGLAKGGYVLADSSKKAPEVLLIASGSEVALCVAAHEQLHAQGIASRVVSMPSWELFEHQDRAYRDQVLPPAVRARVSVEQAATFGWSRYVGLTGTQIGMKTFGASAPLKELQKKFGFTADRIVEAAKSQLAATRS; via the coding sequence ATGGATCAGCGCCAACTGGATCAACTCAGCATCAATACGATTCGGACCTTGGCGATGGATGCCGTCCAACAGGCGAATTCCGGGCATCCCGGCACTCCAATGGCCATGGCGCCTGTGGTGTATTGTCTCTGGCAGCGCTTTCTCCGTTTCGATCCGCACGATCCAATCTGGCCGAATCGTGATCGTTTTGTGCTCTCCATGGGGCACGCGTCGATGTTGCTCTATTCGCTGCTGCACCTCGCCGGCGTCAAGGCCGTCAATCCAAAGTACGAAACTCTTGGACAACTCTCGGTGACGCTGGACGACATCAAGCGGTTCCGGCAGTTGGACAGCAAATGTCCGGGCCACCCGGAATATCGTTGGACGTCCGGCGTCGAAACGACAAGTGGTCCGCTGGGCCAGGGTGTCGCCACGAGCGTCGGGATGGCCCTGGCGGGCCGGTGGATGGCGGCCCATTTCAACCGGCCGGACTTTATGATGTTCGATTACAACGTCTACGCCTTGTGCGGCGACGGGTGCATGATGGAAGGAGTGTCGGGAGAAGCGGCCTCTCTTGCCGGGCACCTGAAGCTCTCCAATCTGTGTTGGGTCTACGACAACAACAAGATCACCATCGAGGGGCATACCGAGTGGGCCTTCAGTGAGGACGTCGCGACGCGGTTTATGGCCTACGGATGGAATGTGACGCGAGTGGGCGACGCGAACGACCTCGAGATGCTGAGTCGAGCCTTCAATACGTTCAAGCTGACGACGGATCGCCCGACGTTGATCATCGTGGACAGCCATATCGCCTATGGATCGCCGAACAAGCAGGACACGCATGCGGCGCATGGGGAGCCGCTGGGAGTGGAGGAAATCCGCTTGACGAAGCGAAACTACGGCTGGCCCGAGGAGGCTCAGTTTCTGGTCCCCGACGAGGTGCGCGACTGTTTTGTTCGTGGCATCGGCGCACGCGGACGGGAGGAGCGTTCACAGTGGATGGCGCGGTTCGACCGGTACAAGTCCACGTATCCCGAGCTGGCCGATCATCTCTACCGCATGCAGCATCGCCAGGTGCCGAAGGGATGGGATGGAGCGCTACCCGTGTTTCCTGCCGATGCCAAAGGGGTGGCGGGCCGTGACGCCTCGGGGAAAGTTCTCAACGCGATAGCACAACGCGTTCCGTGGCTCATTGGCGGATCGGCGGATCTGGCGCCGTCGACGAAAACTCGCCTCACGTTCGACGGAGCGGGCGACCTGACTGCGACGAACCCCGCTGGGCGTAATCTCCATTTCGGCGTGCGGGAGCATGCGATGGGTGCCGTACTGAACGGCCTGTCCCTCTCGAAGGTGCGTCCCTACGGCTCTGGATTTTTGATCTTCAGCGACTACGCCAGGCCGGCAATCCGTTTGGCTGCGCTGATGGAACTCCCTGTCGTCCATATTTTCACCCACGATTCGATCGGAGTCGGCGAAGACGGACCGACACACCAGCCGATCGAGCAACTCGCCTCGCTCCGCGCGGTCCCCGGACTGATCGTGCTCCGGCCGTGCGACGCCAACGAAGTCGTCGAGGCGTGGCGGGTGATCATGGAGCTCCACCATGAGCCAGTGGCGTTAATTCTCACCCGGCAGGCGCTGCCGACGCTGGACCGGACTAAATTTGGTAGTGCGCAGGGCTTGGCCAAGGGTGGATACGTGCTGGCTGATTCGTCGAAGAAAGCGCCGGAGGTGCTGCTGATCGCGAGCGGCAGCGAAGTCGCGTTGTGCGTGGCGGCTCACGAGCAACTCCATGCCCAAGGCATCGCCTCGCGGGTGGTGAGCATGCCCTCATGGGAATTGTTCGAGCACCAGGATCGGGCGTATCGCGATCAGGTGCTTCCGCCGGCGGTCCGCGCGCGCGTGTCGGTGGAGCAGGCGGCGACGTTTGGGTGGTCTCGGTATGTCGGGCTGACTGGGACACAGATCGGCATGAAGACGTTTGGGGCATCCGCTCCGCTGAAAGAACTCCAGAAAAAGTTCGGATTTACGGCCGATCGCATTGTCGAGGCAGCCAAGTCCCAACTGGCCGCCACTCGATCCTGA
- the cydB gene encoding cytochrome D oxidase subunit I, translated as MEVLWLVIVVGMLVGYVVLDGFDFGVGVLYLLVARSEDERRTTLASIGPIWSGNEVWLIASGGLLFFAFPRAYAAGFSGFYLALIIVLWLFILRGLALELRSHMAHPIWTGFWDGGFAAASGLLSIVFGAALGNLIRGVPLDSTGYFFTALWTDFTPGPEPGILDWYTVLVALTTTALLALHGAYFLVMKTVGELALRSRRMATRCEWMTVPLFAITAVVTPWVQPVISEAFAARPTGLFFPASAVFALAGALWAHSRGREVVAFACSSVTLISILASAAWGLFPNLLISSGNPAHSLTIYNAAASPHGLSIGLGWFTLGIALVVAYSLFVHRLFWGKVESRPVNGPY; from the coding sequence ATGGAAGTACTGTGGCTCGTCATCGTGGTCGGGATGCTGGTCGGATACGTCGTCCTGGACGGTTTCGACTTCGGCGTCGGCGTGCTCTATCTCCTGGTCGCGCGGAGCGAGGACGAGCGCCGGACGACACTCGCGTCGATCGGGCCGATTTGGTCCGGCAATGAAGTGTGGCTCATCGCTTCCGGGGGGTTGCTCTTTTTTGCTTTTCCTCGCGCGTACGCCGCAGGATTCAGCGGGTTTTACCTCGCACTGATCATCGTCTTATGGTTGTTCATCCTGCGGGGGCTTGCGCTGGAACTGCGATCCCACATGGCGCATCCGATTTGGACCGGGTTCTGGGACGGGGGGTTTGCAGCGGCGAGCGGACTGCTCTCCATTGTCTTCGGTGCCGCCCTCGGGAACCTGATCCGAGGCGTACCGCTTGATTCCACTGGCTATTTCTTTACTGCTCTCTGGACCGATTTCACCCCCGGTCCGGAACCGGGCATTCTCGATTGGTACACGGTGTTGGTCGCGCTGACCACGACAGCCCTCCTCGCGCTCCACGGGGCGTATTTTTTGGTCATGAAGACTGTGGGTGAGCTGGCCTTGCGGTCGCGCAGGATGGCAACAAGGTGCGAATGGATGACGGTCCCACTGTTCGCCATCACCGCTGTGGTCACACCGTGGGTGCAACCGGTGATTTCTGAAGCATTTGCGGCCCGTCCGACCGGCCTGTTCTTCCCGGCATCGGCGGTCTTTGCCTTGGCGGGAGCCCTGTGGGCGCACAGCCGGGGGCGAGAAGTCGTCGCCTTTGCTTGTTCCTCGGTGACCTTGATTTCCATTCTTGCCAGCGCAGCCTGGGGACTGTTTCCCAATCTTCTGATCTCCAGTGGGAATCCCGCACACAGCCTGACGATTTACAATGCCGCGGCTTCCCCGCATGGGCTCTCCATCGGACTCGGCTGGTTTACTCTCGGTATTGCGCTCGTCGTCGCGTATTCGCTGTTTGTTCATCGTCTTTTTTGGGGCAAAGTCGAAAGCCGGCCGGTCAACGGACCGTATTGA
- the vapC46 gene encoding ribonuclease VapC46, with product MIAYLDSSTILRIVLGQANALPEWRSLSHGVASALAEVECLRTLDRLRLAAALPDSEIAVRREAVFRFLEAVEIVELTRPVLARAAQPMPTALGTLDAIHLSTALLWKDRSGADLMMATHDEALATASRASGLRVIGV from the coding sequence GTGATCGCCTACCTCGATTCCTCCACGATCCTGCGTATCGTCCTCGGACAAGCGAATGCCCTGCCGGAGTGGCGGTCACTGTCTCATGGGGTGGCGTCGGCATTGGCGGAGGTGGAGTGTCTGCGGACACTGGATCGATTGCGGCTGGCTGCGGCATTGCCGGATTCAGAAATAGCCGTCAGGCGAGAAGCGGTGTTCAGATTCTTAGAGGCTGTCGAAATCGTCGAATTGACAAGACCCGTTCTTGCAAGGGCCGCCCAGCCTATGCCGACTGCCCTCGGAACGCTCGATGCGATACATCTGTCCACCGCGCTGTTATGGAAAGATCGAAGCGGGGCCGATCTGATGATGGCGACGCATGATGAGGCCTTAGCGACTGCATCGAGGGCGAGCGGACTCCGCGTAATCGGCGTGTAG
- a CDS encoding glycosyl transferase family 2 codes for MISVVIPVWNEEKALPGTLRALFDQQGDYEVIAVDGGSTDRTTAVLTEFEFYPDSLASPHPPRRLLTAPKGRASQMNAGAKAATGEWLLFLHADTVLPERALARVNELERDQSVQAGGFLHRFTGNDWRLKLISYLDNYRCARSRIIYGDQALFVRRNLFEQLGGFPVRPFLEDVSFCEQLIRVTRPLLLSPPVVTDARKFVRMGIWRSFLRVLCIILHVEFRLPYLPRVFFQDIR; via the coding sequence GTGATCTCCGTGGTCATTCCGGTCTGGAACGAGGAAAAGGCGCTGCCAGGAACACTGCGTGCTCTGTTCGATCAACAAGGGGACTACGAAGTGATCGCCGTGGATGGGGGCAGTACCGACCGCACGACTGCCGTTCTGACCGAATTTGAGTTCTACCCCGACTCACTCGCGTCCCCTCACCCCCCACGTCGGCTGCTGACGGCCCCCAAGGGACGGGCATCGCAAATGAACGCTGGCGCCAAGGCAGCCACCGGAGAGTGGTTGCTGTTTCTGCATGCCGATACCGTGCTGCCGGAGCGGGCGTTGGCCCGTGTAAATGAACTTGAGCGTGACCAGTCCGTTCAGGCCGGGGGGTTTCTGCACCGCTTTACCGGCAACGATTGGCGGCTCAAGTTGATTTCATATCTCGACAATTATCGCTGCGCCCGGAGCAGGATCATATATGGAGATCAGGCACTGTTCGTTCGGCGAAACCTGTTCGAGCAGTTGGGCGGATTTCCGGTTCGCCCGTTCCTGGAGGATGTGAGTTTCTGCGAACAGCTCATTCGGGTGACGCGGCCTCTCCTCCTCTCCCCTCCAGTCGTCACCGATGCGCGGAAGTTCGTGCGGATGGGAATCTGGCGCAGTTTCCTTCGTGTACTCTGCATCATTCTCCACGTGGAATTTCGCCTGCCCTATCTGCCACGTGTGTTCTTTCAAGACATTCGATAG
- a CDS encoding TVP38/TMEM64 family protein — protein MASANRTNPGQGNLTTLTGEGRVNMIREHAMTQPSATSSAPTSSVTPGKLIVVAALAVGIGVFSYFDLGRFLSLNELKANRDQLLAFTEANFVLAAALFVGAYAAVVGLSLPGATIMTLAGGFLFGSLFGTVLVNLGATTGATVAFLAARYLLKDWVEQKFGAKLGSIQEGFAKNAFSYLMTLRLIPLFPFFLVNMVSGLTRVNVGTYVAATALGIIPGSFVYAYAGRQLGTINSLKEIASPSVLLAFSLLGALALAPIIYRKVTSGKSSS, from the coding sequence ATGGCATCCGCCAACCGGACCAACCCCGGCCAAGGGAATCTCACCACGTTGACAGGTGAAGGGAGAGTGAACATGATACGGGAGCACGCCATGACCCAACCCTCAGCTACGAGTTCCGCACCGACCTCATCGGTGACTCCGGGAAAACTGATCGTGGTGGCCGCCTTGGCGGTGGGCATCGGCGTGTTTTCCTATTTTGATCTTGGCCGCTTTCTTTCCCTCAATGAGCTCAAAGCCAACCGCGACCAGTTGTTGGCCTTTACGGAGGCCAATTTCGTCCTGGCCGCTGCACTCTTTGTCGGTGCGTATGCGGCCGTGGTCGGCCTGTCCTTACCCGGGGCGACGATCATGACCTTGGCCGGCGGATTCCTGTTCGGCAGCCTGTTCGGTACGGTGCTGGTCAATCTTGGGGCGACGACCGGTGCAACGGTGGCGTTCCTGGCTGCGCGGTATCTGCTCAAAGATTGGGTTGAGCAGAAATTCGGCGCGAAGCTCGGGTCGATCCAAGAGGGATTTGCCAAAAACGCCTTTAGTTACCTGATGACTCTCCGGCTGATTCCCTTGTTTCCGTTTTTTCTGGTGAACATGGTCTCGGGTCTCACGCGGGTGAACGTGGGCACGTACGTTGCCGCCACGGCCTTGGGCATCATCCCGGGGAGCTTCGTCTATGCGTATGCCGGGCGACAACTCGGTACGATCAATTCGTTGAAGGAAATTGCCTCTCCTAGCGTATTGCTCGCCTTCAGCCTTCTGGGGGCACTGGCATTGGCGCCGATCATCTACCGGAAGGTGACCTCCGGCAAATCGTCCTCCTGA
- the merA gene encoding mercuric reductase, producing MQPAVTTPSAETPHDVVTVHPMDEHNTRLVQNVHPPDWVNPQTAGTYNIVVVGAGTAGLVTAVIAAGLGARVALVEQHLMGGDCLNVGCVPSKGIIRAARAWADVKRAQEFGLHIPPGVKYDFGAAMARMRRLRAKISHTDSAHRYTNLGVDVYIGRARFVGADSVMVEGPAGNRTLRYVKAAVCTGARPAAPPIPGLHEAGYLTNETIFTLTELPPRIGVIGAGPIGCELAQSFARFGSEVFLVEAMHGIMPNEDRDAAGIVEQAMFRDGVTLLCCGKELKIQQTNSGKRMTVDSHGKSYDVTVDEILVGVGRTPNVEGLGLEQVGVECDQTGVKVNERLQTTNSRIFAAGDICSKYKFTHAADAMAQIVIQNALFPHPFGLGYASTESLIMPWATFTEPEIAHVGLYEADAKKKGIEVETYTFKLDEVDRAILDGEDEGFARVHIQKGTDKIVGATVVAAHAGDVISEFSVLMKAGAGAKTLASTIHPYPTQAEVSKKVINLWRKAHFTPRTKGILTKLFAWLRR from the coding sequence ATGCAGCCAGCCGTGACGACCCCTTCCGCAGAGACCCCACATGATGTGGTGACCGTTCACCCAATGGACGAGCACAACACGAGACTCGTCCAGAACGTGCACCCGCCCGATTGGGTGAATCCGCAAACCGCGGGCACGTACAACATCGTGGTGGTCGGAGCTGGAACTGCCGGTCTCGTCACGGCGGTGATCGCCGCCGGTCTTGGGGCTCGAGTGGCGCTGGTCGAGCAGCACCTCATGGGCGGCGACTGTTTGAACGTCGGTTGTGTGCCTTCGAAGGGGATCATTCGTGCCGCGCGGGCATGGGCCGATGTGAAGCGGGCACAGGAGTTCGGCCTGCATATTCCGCCCGGGGTGAAGTACGACTTTGGGGCCGCGATGGCCCGCATGCGAAGACTGCGGGCGAAAATCAGTCACACCGATTCGGCGCATCGGTATACGAATCTGGGCGTGGACGTGTACATCGGTCGTGCTCGATTCGTTGGGGCCGATTCCGTGATGGTCGAAGGGCCCGCGGGGAATCGGACGCTCCGGTACGTGAAGGCGGCGGTCTGTACGGGGGCACGGCCCGCAGCACCGCCCATTCCGGGACTTCACGAAGCCGGCTATCTCACCAATGAAACGATTTTTACGCTGACGGAATTGCCTCCGCGTATCGGCGTCATCGGCGCCGGACCGATTGGATGCGAACTCGCCCAGTCCTTTGCGCGATTCGGCAGTGAAGTCTTCTTGGTCGAGGCCATGCATGGCATCATGCCGAACGAGGACCGGGATGCGGCCGGGATCGTGGAACAAGCCATGTTCCGCGACGGGGTCACGCTTCTCTGCTGTGGGAAGGAGTTGAAGATTCAGCAGACCAACAGCGGAAAGCGTATGACGGTCGACTCTCATGGGAAGAGCTACGACGTCACGGTGGATGAAATTCTGGTCGGCGTCGGACGAACTCCTAATGTCGAAGGATTGGGTCTGGAACAGGTCGGCGTGGAATGCGACCAAACAGGGGTGAAAGTGAACGAGCGGTTGCAAACGACCAACTCGCGTATTTTCGCCGCCGGAGACATCTGCTCCAAATACAAGTTCACCCATGCCGCCGACGCCATGGCGCAGATCGTCATCCAGAACGCGCTGTTTCCGCATCCGTTCGGTTTGGGCTATGCGAGCACGGAATCGCTGATCATGCCCTGGGCTACCTTTACCGAGCCTGAAATCGCCCATGTCGGACTGTACGAAGCCGATGCCAAGAAGAAGGGCATTGAGGTGGAAACCTATACGTTCAAGCTGGACGAGGTGGATCGCGCGATTCTCGACGGCGAGGACGAGGGGTTCGCGCGGGTGCACATTCAGAAAGGCACCGACAAAATTGTGGGGGCAACGGTTGTCGCGGCCCACGCGGGCGACGTGATCAGCGAATTCTCGGTGTTGATGAAAGCGGGAGCGGGAGCCAAGACGCTGGCGAGCACGATCCACCCCTATCCGACGCAGGCCGAGGTCAGCAAGAAGGTCATCAATCTTTGGCGCAAGGCGCACTTCACACCGCGCACGAAGGGAATTCTGACCAAGCTGTTCGCGTGGCTGCGGAGGTGA
- a CDS encoding cytochrome ubiquinol oxidase subunit I: protein MPTALLYDRLQFAFTATFHYLFPQLTMGLALLLLYFRTKALRSGRAHDREVARFWTKLFALSFAFGVVTGIPLEFQFGTNWARFSTFAGGVIGQTLAMEGLFAFFLESSFLGILLFGERRFSERLLWFASLALFLGSWLSAYFILATNAWMQHPVAYTVGVDGKLHTDSLVGLLTNPYLFWQFAHNMTAAVVTGSFTVAAVGAYYLLAGTQIEYGKTFLRTGVIVGALAAVLMLFPTGHENARQVFEYQPVKGAAMEGLFKTERGAGMLLVGQPNMETMTIDNPIQVPEALSFLLYDELYATVRGLEEFPRDEWPDNIPLLYYSYHIMATLGTLFVGVMGLALLLLWRGLLFGQPWMLWCVMLAAPFPWIANTAGWMTAELGRQPWLVHGLLRTADGASPLVHSGNALFTLLGFIGIYVAMGLLFLFLVGETIWHGPSPESDAGSRSRRDPAPDAVT from the coding sequence GTGCCCACGGCCCTCCTCTACGATCGGCTCCAATTCGCTTTCACGGCGACGTTTCACTACCTGTTCCCCCAACTCACCATGGGGCTCGCCCTGCTCCTGTTGTATTTCAGAACCAAAGCGCTTCGTAGCGGCCGTGCGCACGATCGGGAGGTGGCGCGGTTCTGGACGAAGCTCTTCGCCCTGAGCTTCGCGTTCGGAGTCGTGACGGGGATCCCGCTCGAGTTTCAATTCGGAACGAATTGGGCGAGGTTTTCCACGTTTGCGGGAGGGGTGATTGGACAAACCCTCGCCATGGAAGGACTGTTTGCCTTTTTCCTCGAGTCGTCGTTTCTCGGCATCCTCTTGTTCGGTGAACGACGGTTCAGCGAACGACTGTTGTGGTTCGCTTCGTTGGCCCTGTTCCTCGGCTCATGGCTCTCCGCCTATTTCATCCTTGCCACCAATGCGTGGATGCAGCATCCCGTCGCGTACACCGTGGGCGTAGACGGTAAGCTGCACACCGACAGTCTCGTCGGCCTGCTCACCAACCCCTACCTCTTCTGGCAGTTTGCCCACAATATGACGGCCGCGGTCGTGACGGGCTCCTTCACCGTCGCGGCGGTTGGGGCGTACTATCTTCTGGCAGGTACGCAGATTGAGTACGGCAAGACGTTCCTTCGGACCGGTGTCATCGTGGGGGCCCTTGCCGCAGTCCTGATGCTCTTCCCAACCGGGCATGAGAACGCCAGACAAGTGTTCGAATATCAGCCGGTCAAGGGTGCGGCGATGGAGGGGCTCTTCAAGACCGAACGAGGCGCAGGCATGCTGTTGGTCGGCCAGCCCAACATGGAGACGATGACGATCGACAACCCGATTCAAGTGCCGGAGGCGTTGAGTTTTCTCCTATACGACGAGCTGTACGCGACGGTGAGAGGACTGGAGGAATTTCCTCGCGACGAGTGGCCCGACAACATTCCACTCTTGTACTACTCCTATCACATCATGGCGACGTTAGGGACGCTCTTTGTTGGAGTAATGGGTCTTGCGCTGCTGCTCTTGTGGCGCGGTCTTTTGTTCGGCCAGCCATGGATGTTGTGGTGTGTGATGCTCGCTGCCCCGTTTCCCTGGATTGCCAACACTGCAGGGTGGATGACGGCTGAATTGGGCCGGCAGCCGTGGCTGGTCCATGGTCTGCTGCGCACCGCCGACGGCGCGTCACCCTTGGTTCATTCAGGAAACGCGCTGTTTACCTTGCTGGGATTCATAGGGATTTACGTAGCCATGGGATTGCTCTTCCTCTTCCTGGTCGGAGAGACGATTTGGCACGGGCCGAGTCCAGAGTCCGACGCCGGGAGCCGGAGCCGCCGTGATCCGGCTCCGGACGCGGTGACTTGA
- a CDS encoding GDP-mannose-dependent alpha-mannosyltransferase encodes MRIAIVTDAWHPQVNGVVRTLGHTGNHLAELGHDVQFISPHGFRTCPCPTYPSIRLAIMPRGGVRRALMTFRPEAVHIATEGPLGHAAQAVCGNLSIPFTTSYHTQFPEYVRARFPIPVEWSYAYLRRYHSRARRTMVATPSMLALLEGRGFKNLEIWARGVDASLFQPGPKSYLPGPRPIALYMGRVAVEKNIEAFLTLDLPGSKYVVGDGPDLDHLRDRYPAVHFVGQKLGQDLASHVAAADVFVFPSLTDTFGLVLLEAMACGVPVAAFPVTGPIDVVQNGKTGVLDHDLKQAVLGALRLNPRDCVAYAHQHSWRSWTERFCSLLTPFDDLLWC; translated from the coding sequence ATGAGAATCGCGATCGTGACCGATGCCTGGCATCCGCAAGTCAACGGCGTGGTCCGAACGCTCGGCCACACGGGGAACCACCTGGCAGAGCTTGGCCATGACGTGCAGTTTATTAGCCCGCACGGTTTTCGCACCTGTCCGTGTCCGACCTATCCCTCGATCCGACTCGCGATCATGCCACGGGGAGGGGTGAGGCGCGCGCTCATGACGTTTCGTCCTGAGGCCGTCCATATCGCCACTGAGGGTCCCCTCGGTCACGCGGCCCAGGCGGTGTGCGGCAATCTCTCCATTCCGTTCACCACGTCGTACCACACGCAGTTTCCAGAGTACGTTCGGGCGCGATTTCCCATCCCGGTCGAGTGGTCGTACGCCTACCTGCGTAGATATCACAGCCGGGCGAGACGGACCATGGTCGCCACACCCTCCATGCTAGCCCTTCTCGAGGGGAGGGGATTCAAGAATCTCGAAATATGGGCGCGAGGTGTGGATGCCTCGCTGTTTCAACCGGGCCCAAAATCGTACTTGCCGGGACCGCGTCCCATCGCCTTGTACATGGGCCGGGTCGCGGTGGAGAAGAACATTGAAGCCTTTCTCACGCTCGATCTGCCTGGGTCGAAATATGTCGTCGGGGACGGTCCGGACTTGGACCACCTACGGGATCGTTATCCCGCCGTGCATTTTGTAGGCCAGAAACTGGGGCAGGATCTCGCCTCGCATGTGGCGGCTGCGGACGTGTTTGTCTTTCCAAGCTTGACGGACACATTCGGGCTGGTGCTGCTCGAAGCCATGGCCTGCGGCGTGCCGGTGGCAGCGTTTCCGGTGACCGGACCAATCGATGTCGTCCAGAATGGCAAAACAGGGGTCCTGGATCACGATCTGAAGCAAGCCGTCCTTGGCGCTCTCAGGCTCAACCCGCGAGATTGTGTCGCGTATGCCCACCAACATTCTTGGAGAAGCTGGACAGAACGGTTTTGCTCACTCCTTACACCCTTCGACGATCTCCTATGGTGTTGA